From Halanaerobium saccharolyticum subsp. saccharolyticum DSM 6643:
GAATATTTAGTTCTCGACTTAAGATTTCTTTAATTCTGCTTTCACAGAAATTAGCCTGGCATTCACCTGTTTTAGCCCTGGTGCGTCTTTTAACTGCATCTGTTGTCTTAATTGGAATTGAACGGCTTAATGCATCTAAAATTTCAGCTTCAGTTACATTTTCACAGCGACAGATAATGTTTTTATCTGGATTTTCATGATCTATTTCACCACTAAAATCCTCTCCTTTTTCTCTGGCAATTGCTGATCGGTTGGGATTGAAATCTGATTTAGCTTTTAATTCTAATCCGCTTTTTTCTAAAATATTTATGATTTTTTTCGCAATTGCTGGTGATGATGTTAGTCCTGGAGAGTCGATACCTGCAGCCTGAATAAATCCTTTAACACTGCTTTCTTCAATTATAAAATCTCCTCTGGTGCTCTTAGGTCTTAAGCCAGCAAAGGTTCTGAGCATCTTATCTGTGTCAAAATCGGGAATTGATTTTCTGGACTGCTCTATAATATAATGAAATTCTTTTAAAGTTGTTCCTACATCCTCTTTTTTATCTATTTCTTCTGCATTTGGACCAATCATAAAATTCCCATGAGTTGTTGTAGTAGCGACAACCCCTTTTGTTTTCGGATTTGGTGCCTGAAAAATTACTGTATTAACTAAATGACCCTGTTCTTTACTAAAGACAACATATTCGCCCCGCATTGGATAAATCTCAAAATCTGCTGCATCAACCATGGCAGCGATTTTATCTGCATAAATACCAGCAGCATTAACAATATATCTAGTCTCAAATTTTTCTTTTTCTGTTTCGATTTTGAAATATTCTTTCTTTTTTTCGATATTTAATACTTCAGATTCTAACTTTAACTCTACTCCATTATCAACTGCATTTTCCGCTAAAGCTATTGTCATCTCAAATGGTGAAGTTACACCAATACTTTTACAATAAAAAGCTGCCTGTGCTTCGTCACTAACATGTGGTTCAATTTCTTTAATTTGATCACCATAGATTATTTCAATGTCAGCTTCTGACTGACCAACTTTTAAAGCATTTTCATATAATTTTTCTAAGGTTTTTTCATCTTCATCATCAAAGGCGAGTACAACTCCACCAGTTTTTTTATAACCAAAATGTAATTTGTCATTCAAATCCTGATAAAGCTCATTTCCTTTTATGCATAGTTCTCCTTTTAAGGTCCCTACCTTGCCAACATAACCACCATGGACAATACCTGTGTTTGCCTTTGATGCACCTGTGGAAACATCTGATTCCTTTTCAACTAAAGCCACCTTAAGATCATACTTTGAAAGCTCTCTAGCAATTGCTGAACCAACTACTCCAGCCCCTATAATACTGACATCATACATAAAATTAACCTCCTTTAATCCTGAGTAAGTTAATTATATTAAAAATTCTGACATTTAACCGTGATAGATATCACACATTATATTTTATCTAAAAAAATAACTCCTGCTTTTAAACAGGAGTTATAAATTATGCAATTAATTTTAAAAATTTCATAAAAACAGCAATTTTTAAATAAATTTAATCTCTATTATATATCTTTTTATATTCTTTATTTCCATTATTTTTCTTAAAAGAATAAATTGCTTCAACCAAGATATTATTTTTATCAAATAATCTTTTCAATACTTCTAGTTCAACTTCTGTGCTTATTGCTGAGCCACAGTCAGAAGAAATCACTGGTGGCACAGCTGTTGTTCTAAATTTTAATTCATTATTTGATAGTATATTTTTTGCTTTAATTGAATGATGAGTTGACTGAAATAAAATTAATTTTTCTTTATTTGCTTTCATCCTATTTTAACTCCTTTTTCATCTTTTTAATTCTTTAATATTAAAGTTAAATCAGAAACTTCTACATTTGCATTTTAAATAAGTGTTTCTATTATATTTAAAAATTCATTAACTTCTGCTTCAGTATTAAAATATCCAGGACTAATTCTTAACATCCCCTGATTATCTGTTCCTAAAAACTTATGTAATAAAGGAGCACAGTGCAGGCCGCCTCGAAGCTGAATATCATATTCATTCTGCATTTTAAAGGCAAGCTGATTAGAACTATAACCATCTAGATTAAATGCTGTAACAGCTGTTCTATTTTCAATATCTTTTTTTCCATAAACTTTTATTTTTGGAAGAGAAGTTAAACCATCAATTATTTCTTTTAATAACTTCATTTCTTTTTGATGAATATTTTTCAGACCTTGATTTAAAATAAAATCTAATCCAGCTCCTAAACCAACAATCCCAACTGTATTAAGAGTACCGGCTTCCAAATAATCAGGCATTATTTCTGGTTGAATAGTTTTTAAAGAATTTATGCCTGTCCCTCCCTCTTTTAAGGGCAATAATGTTTCCATATCTCTAACATAGAGTGCGCCTATACCTGGAGGTCCAAAAAGAGATTTATGTCCTGGAACTGCCAAAAAATCAATTTTCATTTTATCCACATCAATCGGAATAACTCCCGCACTTTGAGCAGCATCCACTAAAAATAAAATTTTTTCTGCAACTGCAATTTTTCCTATTTTCTCAAGATTATTAACTGTTCCCAGCACATTAGATGCATGAGAGCTAATTATTAATTTAGTATTATCTTTTATTTTATTTTTTAATTCTTTATAATCAATTTCTGCACTTTTTTGATCAAAATCTATGTAATCTACTTCTATTTCTCTTTCGTTTATTAAACGTTCTAAAGGTCTAATGACAGAGTTATGCTCTACTTTAGAAGCTATAACATGATCACCTTTTTTTAGGACTCCCTTAATTACGGTATTTAAAGATTCTGTAGCTCCAGAATTAAAAACTAAATGGGCTGAATTTTTTATTGAAAAGAAATCAGCTAACTTTTCTCTTATTTCATAAATTAATTGAACTGCATCAACTTTCTCCATCGAGCCTGAACGACCAGGATTCATACCTGAATTACGAAAGAAATCATTCGCAGCCTTATAAACTGAATCAGGTTTAGGCCAGGTTGTAGCAGCATTATTAAAATATATCATAAAAAAATAACCTCCATTTTTAAAATTAATCTCTATAACATTAATTCTTTTTTTAATTCTAAAACCCTTTATTTATTTCTGAATGTTAAATTTTGATTCTATAAAAAGAGACTAACCCCTGTTTAAAAACAGGAGTTAGCAATTGGAGATTATTCAATTTTAATTTTTTTGATTACAAGATCGTTATTAATTATATCTTAATTTAGAGTTTTTCCAAATCATTTTTGATTTCCTCTACAAGTCTATCAATTTCTTGATAATCTTCATCAGCACCATGACCTTTAGCTACAACCGGATCATATAAATCTACTTTTAGATTGGGCATTAAATCAAGCAGCTTATCAGTCATTCTGCCAGCCCAGCCGTAAGACCCAATAATTGAAGCATATCTTGTTTTTGGTTTTAAAACATTTGTCAAATAAGCTGCATACACTGCAGAAGGATGGGGGCCGGTTAGAACAGTTGGCGAGCCAAAGATTACAGTTGAAGCATCAACTAAAGAAATTGCAAGATCACCTAAATCAACATCAGTTAAATCAAAAGGCTTAACCTTGATTCCTTCATCAATTAAAGAACTGATAAAATATTTAATTAGATCTTTAGTGCTCCCGTGCATTGAAACATAAGGAACTACAACTTCAGGTTTTACCTCATCACTTACCCAATCATTATATGAATCTAAAATCATATCAGGATTATCATAAATAGGTCCATGACTTGGAGCTATCATCTCGATCTCATAATCTTCTAATTTAGCTAAATTCTTTTTGATAATCTTTCTAAAAGGCATCATAATTTCTGCGTAATATCTTTTAGCGGCTTTTAAAACTTCCTGTTCATCTTCTACATATAAATCACTTGTTGCTAAATGGGATCCAAAAAAGTCACAGGGGAATAAGGTGTTTTCTTCCTGCAGATAAGTAGACATAGTTTCTGGCCAGTGAACCCATGGTGTATAAATAAATTCAAGAGTTTTTTCACCTAAATCTAATGTTTCCCCATCCTCAACTATTCTAATTTGATCTTCTTCAACATCTAGTAAATCTAAAAGCATTGGTTTAGCCTTTGCAGAACATAGAACTTCAGCCTCAGGAAACTTTTCTAAAAGCAATGGAATTGTACCTGAATGATCCTGTTCAGCATGATTGGAAATTATATAATCTATTTTTTCTACACCGACTTGATCCAAGTTATCTAGAAAATCTTGTTCAAAGTCTGGCTCAACAGTATCAATTATTGCATTCTTTTTTCCACCTTTAATAAAATAAGAGTTGTAACTTGTACCATCAGGTAGAGGAATCAACTCATCAAATAATTTTCTGTGCCAGTCAATAACTCCAACACTATACACATCTTCTGTAATTTTTCTAAACATTTCAAATTCCTCCTTTTGGAATTTATAATATTTTAAAATTTTGTTTTAAATTAACACTTCTTAAATTTACATTCTCCCTATCTTTATTAATTATATTAATCTTGATTTCTTTTGTCAAGTTTATAATAACTCAGATTATCTTTTCTTTCCGTGACATGTATCACACAAAAAAGACCTTTGATGAATTCATCAAAGGTCATTAGTGGCTTATTTATAACTATTTATAATTTATATTATCAATTTTTGCTTCATATAAAATATATTTATCAAAATTACTTTCAATTTCTACAATAATTGAAGCTGGTACTTTAAAATTATTAATATCAATATAATTTTCATAAATAGCTTTCAGTGATACTTTGTCTTCTCCAAACAAAAACTGAGAACTGCTGATAGAATTTAAAGTTTTATCTTCATTAAATTCAAATATAAAATCAATACTATTAGAAACTCTGTTTAATTTGACTAATGTCCGATTACCACTCATTACTGCTAAGTTGATATTACTACTCCCTAAATAATAATATGGAAAATAAACTGCATCAATTATCATCCTACTTTTCAAAAATAATTCAGCCTGATCACCATAAACAGATTTCTGATCTTTGGCACCCATTTTTTTAAATTCATAAACTCTTTTATCACCAAGTAATACTTCTCTCAATTTATTAAATATAATTTTGTTTTCTTCAATAACCCATTCACTTACAAACTCGCCAGTTCTTAAATTATAAGCTGACTTCATTTTAAAATCATGCATCTCACCATATTTCTGCTGACGATATTTACCCGAATAATTAATTCTAACGTGAGTAGATAAATTTCTGCTATTAGGAATGCTGTATTGGATATACCTTCTCATAGGAGCTGGAATAGAAATACTACTGGGGTTTTTAATAGAAAAACTATCACTAAGAGAATATTCTCTCTGCAAAACGCTAATATCTTGCTCATATTGATAATCCGAATACACATTTGCAAAAACTGTATATATAGAAAATGATATAACAACAAAAATAAGTATAATAAATATTTTTTTGAGCAAGATAATCACCCCTTGTTTATTTTAAATAAAATAGCAGATTCGTCTGTTAACTGCTTTTAGACAAGCTTTAGCTATTGCCAGAGCTATATCATTATTTACATATACAGATCCAACTAATTTTTCCTGCATTAAATTATTATCTAAATTATACATCGATAACTGAGCAATTACAAGTTCTTCTTTACCTTTAATTGTAAAAATATCATCCACTACTAGTTTTGCATCAAAATTTAAATATTTATTTAAAACACTTAAAATTGATCTCCCAATTAATTTTTCAATACTTTCTCCAATTTGAGCTTCAAAACTGTCTTCTGTTCTTTTTTCTCTTATCTTCATCTCTACTTTACAACATGAGCGATTATTTTCTGTGTGAACAGAGATTAATTCTATTCTATCTGTTGAAACATCACTTACATTTTCTTTAAAAGAATCTGCTACCTGAGCAATACTGATTTTTTTATGATCAATTTTATGATCAGTATGCACCAAACAAATTGTTTCTACATCTCTGACTATTCTTTTGGGATCTCTCTTTTTATCAGCAATAATATGTATTTCTTCTATCTTTTCTGAACCAATTAAATTACAGGAAAAAACACCTTCAAGTTCTTGAATAATATCTCTTATCTTTTCATTCATCTATTTATCTCTCCCCTTCATAAATTAATTAAGCTTTTTAACTATATGATAATTCCATTTCTCTAATTTTTTCTTTACTTTTAAAACTATCATCAAAAAAACCTTTTTTAATGAGTTTAATCATTTCTTTTGCTATTTCCGGATCAAATTGTTTGCCAGCACATTTTTCAAACTCTTCTATTATATCTTCTTTAGTCATTGGAGGCTTATAACTTCTACCCGTAATCATAACATCGAGCGAATCACAAACCGCCAATATTCTGGCACCAACTGGTATTTTATCTCCTTTAATACCTTCTGGATATCCTCCGCCATCCCACCTTTCGTGATGATAGAGTATTATATCTAAATCATTATTTAAAATATCAATATCTTTTAAAAGTTCATATCCATATTGGGTGTGTTCTTTGATGTCCGAATACTCTTGTTTAGTTAATTTATTGGAGCTTCTTAATATATCATCATCTACATATATCTTACCAATATCATGAATTTTAGCTATACTAATAATTCTTTCAGATTTAGCTCGCGATAAGTTCATCTCACCACAAAGATGATAAGTATATTCTGCAACTCGTTCACAATGTCCCTCAGTATAATGATCTTTCGAATCAATTACTTTCAGAAAACTCTCAATAATTTGTGTATAAGAATTCATCTGCTGCAGCCTTGAATAAAAGAAATCTTTAATAATGAAGAGCAGAACAATAATTAAAAGAAAAAAAACTTTACCAAAATTAATATACGAAGCTAATAATATAAGTCCAATAAAATAAGAGGTAATAAGATTTTTAGAAAGCTCTCTAAAATAATTTAATAAAGAAAACTTATTGACATCTTCTCTAGATATATTAATAACTATATAAACTAAAGTATTATTTATTAAAAAATAGATTAATATAGCAGATAATATAGATAACATGGGAAAACTATCCCCATCTAAAATTGGTCTCACTACTCTAAATATTAAAGCGGCAGTGGAAGCTGCCAGAAAAAATACAGACCGATTAAACAGAAATTTATACCAAACAAATTTCATGTTTTTAGCAGTATATTCTATAGTACCTATTGCTGCAATTATACCTACCCAAAAAGGGTTTAAAACTACAAAGGCAGGTATTAAAACAGGTAAGTTCATTGAAGTTGTAATTTCAGTCATTGAATTAAAAAACATACTAAAATTATTTACTAAAATAATTACTATTAAT
This genomic window contains:
- a CDS encoding DUF3343 domain-containing protein; protein product: MKANKEKLILFQSTHHSIKAKNILSNNELKFRTTAVPPVISSDCGSAISTEVELEVLKRLFDKNNILVEAIYSFKKNNGNKEYKKIYNRD
- a CDS encoding aminotransferase class V-fold PLP-dependent enzyme; the encoded protein is MIYFNNAATTWPKPDSVYKAANDFFRNSGMNPGRSGSMEKVDAVQLIYEIREKLADFFSIKNSAHLVFNSGATESLNTVIKGVLKKGDHVIASKVEHNSVIRPLERLINEREIEVDYIDFDQKSAEIDYKELKNKIKDNTKLIISSHASNVLGTVNNLEKIGKIAVAEKILFLVDAAQSAGVIPIDVDKMKIDFLAVPGHKSLFGPPGIGALYVRDMETLLPLKEGGTGINSLKTIQPEIMPDYLEAGTLNTVGIVGLGAGLDFILNQGLKNIHQKEMKLLKEIIDGLTSLPKIKVYGKKDIENRTAVTAFNLDGYSSNQLAFKMQNEYDIQLRGGLHCAPLLHKFLGTDNQGMLRISPGYFNTEAEVNEFLNIIETLI
- a CDS encoding FprA family A-type flavoprotein, with translation MFRKITEDVYSVGVIDWHRKLFDELIPLPDGTSYNSYFIKGGKKNAIIDTVEPDFEQDFLDNLDQVGVEKIDYIISNHAEQDHSGTIPLLLEKFPEAEVLCSAKAKPMLLDLLDVEEDQIRIVEDGETLDLGEKTLEFIYTPWVHWPETMSTYLQEENTLFPCDFFGSHLATSDLYVEDEQEVLKAAKRYYAEIMMPFRKIIKKNLAKLEDYEIEMIAPSHGPIYDNPDMILDSYNDWVSDEVKPEVVVPYVSMHGSTKDLIKYFISSLIDEGIKVKPFDLTDVDLGDLAISLVDASTVIFGSPTVLTGPHPSAVYAAYLTNVLKPKTRYASIIGSYGWAGRMTDKLLDLMPNLKVDLYDPVVAKGHGADEDYQEIDRLVEEIKNDLEKL
- a CDS encoding DUF6544 family protein yields the protein MLKKIFIILIFVVISFSIYTVFANVYSDYQYEQDISVLQREYSLSDSFSIKNPSSISIPAPMRRYIQYSIPNSRNLSTHVRINYSGKYRQQKYGEMHDFKMKSAYNLRTGEFVSEWVIEENKIIFNKLREVLLGDKRVYEFKKMGAKDQKSVYGDQAELFLKSRMIIDAVYFPYYYLGSSNINLAVMSGNRTLVKLNRVSNSIDFIFEFNEDKTLNSISSSQFLFGEDKVSLKAIYENYIDINNFKVPASIIVEIESNFDKYILYEAKIDNINYK
- a CDS encoding HD-GYP domain-containing protein, with the translated sequence MDKKLKIYLSFVYLISFSIFIILNYKYISEFNLINVIFLLIVIILVNNFSMFFNSMTEITTSMNLPVLIPAFVVLNPFWVGIIAAIGTIEYTAKNMKFVWYKFLFNRSVFFLAASTAALIFRVVRPILDGDSFPMLSILSAILIYFLINNTLVYIVINISREDVNKFSLLNYFRELSKNLITSYFIGLILLASYINFGKVFFLLIIVLLFIIKDFFYSRLQQMNSYTQIIESFLKVIDSKDHYTEGHCERVAEYTYHLCGEMNLSRAKSERIISIAKIHDIGKIYVDDDILRSSNKLTKQEYSDIKEHTQYGYELLKDIDILNNDLDIILYHHERWDGGGYPEGIKGDKIPVGARILAVCDSLDVMITGRSYKPPMTKEDIIEEFEKCAGKQFDPEIAKEMIKLIKKGFFDDSFKSKEKIREMELSYS